Part of the Sulfuricella denitrificans skB26 genome is shown below.
TTCAACGTTTTGTCGTCATCGTTGGTCAGCCCCAACGGACGGATCATCACTACTGTCCACATGCCATCCTTCCAGTTGGCAATGGCGTTGTTGTCGGCAGCCGAGCCCTTGGCATCCTCGCGACTGACGATGTAATCGGGAATCATGTCGCCTTCCTTCCAACCCGCGTTCGGATCAAACGGCACCGCGTTCTGCTCGCGAATCAGGAAGTGGTCGCCTCCCTTGTGCAGATCCAGCGCCTGGACCGATTTGTAGCCGACCTTTTTTGCGTCCCACATGAACTTGGGCTGGTGGGTTTCCTTGTTTGAATTGCCGCTGAACATGTCCTTGCCGGCATCGCCGTAGCGATACTCGAGCACATAGCCGTCGTCGGCCATGCCGACCGCATGGCTACGGTGTGCGCGCCACTGGACCAGGTCGAGGAAGTAGCCTGCCGCCTTGAGCTTGGCGATTTCTTCCTGCGTCTTGCCGGTTTTCCAGTCGGACGGATCGGTACGGGTATCGGGCAGGTACTTGCGCACGTCGCCCTTCTTGATTGCAGTCAGCAACGGGTTGGCAGCGACGTCTTCCTTGGTGGCTACCTTGGGATTGTCGCGCTCTCCGTCATGGCAGGTCAGCCAGCAACCCTGCTTGGCAAAGCCGGCCACCTTGCCATCATCGATCATGATCGACATGCGGTCTTCGTAGATACCAGGCTGCTTGCCTTCGTGAACGGGTTGGTCCAGTTTGGGGTAGCCCCAGACTTTCCATTCCTTACCATCGAAGCGCAGGTATTGGTGCTCGCTGCCGGGATAGGGGTTGTCGGTTTTCCACTGGAAGCGCAGGTAGGCATTCTTGTTGTCGTACGCGGCCTGTACCTTGAGTTCCTTATAGCCCGACTTGCCTGGAACCGGCGTGGGTTCCAGTCGGCCACCTTTCACGATCTTGTTGCCCATGTCCTTTTCGGCATCTTCTTCATCATGACAGGACATGCAGGCATCGCCGCGCTTGACCTCTGCCGCAGCATTCTTGTGTTCGTCGCTACGCAACCATTCATAGGTTGATTGCCCTGGATAAAACAGCGGGACTTTGACTATGGGAATCTTGGTCCAGTTGATCTTGGCTGGGTCGGCGGCCAGGGCAGAACCTGTGGTCAGGACGGCAAAGGCCAGGATAAATGCACTTTTATTCATGACAATCCCCTTTAGTAAATATGGTGTAACTAAAAGGTTAGCAAGGGCTGTGCCATCATCAATCCACAGCTTTAGTGCGGTTTTCTGAACTTCGTTGCAGGCAGACCTCATGACAGCGAATAACCGCTTATTAATAATAGTAAAAACAATTGGTTATTAGTGTTTACCGGATTTCAATTCTAAAAAGAGCGCTTAAGGGTACGTAAGACTGAAATGCCTCAATGGTCTCTGGGGTTTTACAGTGAGATGACTTTTTTCAGGATAAAAAGCCGAAGAAAACTGTCATTAAAAAATGACAGTCGTCACTAATCTGTGACAAAACCCCAGCGTTTCATACGCACATAAAGATTCTGGCGTGGAATCCCGCTTAAACGGGCCGCTTCGGAGATATTTCCGCCGGCCCCGTCGAGCAGGCGACGCAAGTATTCGCGCTCGAACACGGCACGGGCATCCTGGTAAGCGAGCGCCTGCGCCGGGGCAGCGCTGTCCGGTTGACCTTCCTCTGACCGGTGGTCGGTAGTCGGATTGAGATGGATGGCATCGATGACCCCGCCGGGCTGAAGCGCGACGACGCGTTCGATACAATGCTGAAGCTCTCGAACGTTGCCCTGCCAGCGGCAGGCTTCCAGGGCGCGCACCGCCGCCGGTGTGAAGGGGCCACATTCCTTGCCGAACTTGGTGTTGTAATGATCGAGAAAGTGGGCGGCCAGGCGGATGATGTCGCCTTCCCGCTCGCGCAGGGGCGGCAGGCGTACCGCCACCACGTTGATGCGATAGTACAGGTCCTCACGGAAGCCTCCGGCCTTAACTTCGCCGGCGAGGGAACGATTGGTGGCACAGATCAGGCGAAAATCGGTGGTGCGCGTCTGAGTGCTGCCGATCCGGGCAAAGCTGTGATCCTGCAGCACGCGCAACAGACTGCTCTGCAGCTTGGGGCTCATGTCGGCGATCTCGTCGAGGAACAGGTTGCCGCCATGAGCCTTCTCGAAATAGCCTGGATTCGCCTGGCCGGCGCCGGTAAAAGCGCCTTTCTCATAGCCGAAGAGCAGACTTTCCAGCAACGACTCCGGCAAACCTCCGCAGTTGACTTCGAGGTAGGGCTTGGAGGAACGCGTGCTCCAGGTGTGGATAAGTTTGGCGATGAGATCCTTGCCGGTGCCGCTTTCACCTTCCAGCAGCACTGTGGTATCCAGGCCGGCAACTTGGCGGATCTGGTCCAGCAGCCGTTCCATGGCCGGCGACTGACCAACTACATCAGGCGCACCCTCGGCCGCAAGGCGGGAGCGCAAACTGTCGATTTCGCGGTAGGCACGGTCAAGCTCGAGCGCCTTGCCGATCACCGCCTCCAGCGCCTCCAAATCTTCGAACGGCTTGGTCAGGTAGTCAAACAAGCCTTCGCGCACCGCCGCCACTGCATCGCGCACGTCAGCGAACCCAGTGATCAGTATCGCTACCAGCTTCGGCCGTCGCGCACGGAACTCGCGCAGCAGTTCGAGCCCGTTATCCCTGGGCAGGCGCTGATCCATCAGCACGAGGTTGAAATCCACTGCGGCAAACAGTTTCCGCGCTGCCGCTCCGTCCTCGGCCAGATGCACTTCGGCGGTCTTACGCATCATTTGCTCGATGAGCGTTCGAGTATAACGGTCGTCGTCGACGACCAGGATTTTAGGCAGCATGTTCAATTTGATCCGATTTGTTCTCTATCTGGCAACCAGATTGCAAATTTCGTGCCACCATCGGGCTGGTTGCTGGCGGTCACAGTCCCGCCGTGCAACAGCGCCACGTGCTGCACCACTGGCAGCCCAAGGCCGGTGCCATCGCTGCGGGTGGTGAAAAAAGGTAAAAAGATCTTGTCCATGACGTCCGGGTCTATACCCTTGCCATGGTCGGTAACCGAGATCTCCCAGCCTGGTGCGCCGCTGTCCGGGCTCGCTGCGCGGTCGAGAGCGATGACGATTACACCCTCATCAACGCTTGCCTGGGCTGCGTTGAGCAGCAGGTTGAAGAGGGCGTGCCGGATCAGGATCGGATCGACGGTGAGTACGGCCGGTTGCTCAGGTAGTCGAATTTCTACCGGGCAGTGACGGCTCTCGGTCTGGCGAAACAGCAGAACGGTCTCTTCGATCACCTGTGTCATGGGGGTGGGCATGCTTTCGAAGCCGGAAACCTTGGAAAACCGGAGCATGGATTGAATAAAGGCGTGGCAGTCTTCGCCAGCACGGTGTATCTCCGTCAGCAGTTCGCGGGTTCGAGCCGGGTCATCGGCTTCACGGGCGGCTAGTTGAGCTAGGTTCACCACTCCGACCAGGGGATTATTAAGTTGATGGGCGATCTCGCCGACCATCGTGCCCAGGGCGGAGAGTTTTTCAATTTGCAGGATACGTTGATGTTCGGTACCGAGGCGCAGAAGCTGGTGCTCGAGATCGTGCTGGCGCTGGTAATCCCGCTCGACCCGGTCAAGGGCGAAATAGAAAAGGCCCAGCACACCGGCGCCGGAGAGCAGGCTCAGCAAACTCACCGCAGTAACCGACTTCTGAAAGGTCTTTTGCAGCGCCGTAATGTCGCGCATCACCACCAGGTCACCGATGCGGCGCCCTCCGGCATCGTCTAGCGGCAGCATGGCCAGATGCAACACGCGGTTGCCATCCTTGAATACCTCGGTACCCCCTGCGCGCAGGCTGGCGAGGATGCTGTCGTTGAGGGCAGAGGGAACTTGTCTGGTGGTCTGCGCCACCGTCACATGGGAACCAAAACGATCCCAATTTCCTTGCCGGTTGAGTAGCGCCAATCCTTGATGCCACTGCTGCGGCAACAGGAAATGCTTGTCTACCAGCACAAACAAGTCCACCGACAGACTGTCGCGGATTTCCTCCACGAGATACTCGATCTCTTCGCCAATCTCGAGATAGCCGAGAATGCCATTTCTACCCCGCCATGGCGTCACCAGTCTCAACGTGAGCGTCCCCAGCGGTCCTAGCTCGAGCCCGTGCATCGATTTTCCCTGATCCCGTGCTTTGGTCATCGTCGACCGGTTGATCAAATCGCCAAACTCGCCAGGACTATGCAAGCGCAACAGGTTTACCAAGTCGGGGCCATTGAAGTAGAGATGCGTGATGCGATGGTCGGCGCGCAAGGTCTCAAATAGTGGACCGGCTTCGCGTATCAGCGCCTCGCGGTCTAAACTGGCGAATGCAACCTCGATGGCGCGATTGTCCATCATGGTACGCAACACGGCCTGCATCAGATTCGTATCCTTGCCGAGCTTCTGGTCGACCAGCTTTTCCACGGCAGTCATGCGTTCAGCGAGATCGCGGTCGCGAACCTGGACCTCTACGAAGTACGCCGTCGCCGCAAAAGCTCCCAGGATGAAGGTGAGCACGATAGCGAACGGCCCGATAAAGGCAGCCTTCACGCGTCGAGGTTTTTTACCAAGAGATGCTGATTTCACGCTCGAAAGTGTGCGCTAGTCTTCGGCGGGTTGCAATTCCTGTGAATGCTAGCCGTTCAATATGGCGCTTACCCTAATAATCAATATTAAGTTTTGTTAATTCAGGGGCATAATAAATCAATTAGAATTGAAAACCTGCTAAAAACCAAACTGGGCTTGAAGTCTGCCTTCCCGAAATACCGGGTGCGTAGTTGGGCACTGTTCATGCAACCTTGCCGATTGACGAACTGAATATGGACTTGACCGCGGTATACAGCAAAACAGCCAAGGGTGTGCAGGCCATCACCCAGAAAGGCAAGCGCTTGCCCGCCAAGCTCGCGCGAGCACTCAGCCTGGTGAACGGCAGGGCAACGGTCGAAGAAATTCTGGAAAAAGCCGGTGAGCCGCCCACCTCCACGCTTCCTCAGATCCTGGCCGATCTGGCTAAAGACGGCTACCTCAAGGCGGTTGCAAGAGAACCCTTTACCCAGTTTTCAAGCATTCCCGATAACTCAGCCTCCATGGTCGTTTCAGAAACCATCGACGAAACCTTTTTCAAGGTGCTGGCCGAAACCGAAGCTCGCAAAAAACTCATGAAAGAAGCTGCGGAAAACCCGCAGGAAACTCGGCAAAAGGCCCATGAAAAATCAGCGGCCATGGAGGAAGAGGAGGCAATGCGCCGAAAAAATGAGGCGCGGGAAGTTGCCGAAGCAGAAGAGCGTTCACGGCGGGAAGGAGTGCAACGAAAAATAGCCGAAGCCATGGCGCTGGAAGAAGCTTCGCTTAAGGCTCGCAAGAAAGCCGAGCTCCAGGCACTCCGGGAAAAAGCGGAAAAAGACACGGCCGAAGCCGAGGAACGAGCCCGCCGGGAAGCTCAGGAGCAGGCGGCCAAAGAAGCGGAAATCAGAGCGGCTGCGGCGCGCAAGACGCGGGAAGAAGCCGAAGATCGCGCGCAACATGAAGCGGAGAAAAAAAGAATTGCCGAGGCCAAAGCTCGCGGAGAAGCCGAGCGCAAGGCACGCGAGGAAGAAGAGGCCAGGATACTCCAGAGGAAAATCGAGAAGGATAGGGCCGAAGCCGAAGAACAGGCCCGCAGGGAAAAAGTAGAAAAAGAAAAAGCTGAGGCCGAAGAACGATTACGCCAGGAGGCCCAGGAGAAGTCCGCCAAAGAAGCCCGCATCAGAGAGGCGGCAGAACGCAAGGCACAGGAAGAAGCTGCAGAAATTGCGCTGGCAAAAGAAGAAGCAGAGCGCAAAGAAACGCGTGAACGGGAAGAAGCCGAGGCCAGAGCCAAGGCGGAGGCTGAGGAAGAAGCAAGGGCCGAAGCCCGGAGACAACTCAGGCTGGAAGCCCGCGCCCGGGAAGAAGCCGAGGCCAAAGCGAAAGCAGAAGCCGAAGCTCGGGCCATCATGGAAGCAGAAGAAAAAGCTCGGGCCGAAGAGGAAGCCCGGATAAAAGCCGAAGCCGAGGCCAGGGCGCAGGAGGAGGCCGAGCACAAGGCTCGCGAGGAAGCTGAAGCCTGGGAAAAGCAAGAAGCCGAAGCGCGGGCCATCGTGGAAGCAGAAGAAAGAGCTCGGGCCGAAGAGGAGTCACGGATAAAAGCCGAGGCTGAGGCCAGTGAGCGGGAAGAAGCCGAACGCAAAGCTCGCGAGGATGAAGAAGACAGGAAAAAGCGAGAAGCCGAAGTACGAGCCATCGTGGAAGCAGAAGAAAGAGCTCGGGCCGAAGAGGAGTCACGGATAAAAGCCGAGGCTGAGGCCAGTGAGCGGGAAGAAGCCGAGCGCAAGGCTCGCGAGGATGAAGAAGCCAGGGCAATAGCCGAAGTCGAAGAACGGACACGCTGGGAAGCCGAGGAAAAAATTCGCGCACAGGAAGAGGCGCTGGCAAAAGCCCGTGCAGAGGCGGACCGGAAAGCGCGGGAAGAGGCCGAGCAGGAAAAGAGAGAACGGGCAGATATAGAAGCCAGGGCCAGAGCGCTGGCTGATGCACGCGCCGAGGAAGCTGAAAAAGCCCGGCAAAAGGCGCTGGCAAAGCCCAGGAAATTCAAACACCCCATCAAATGGGGCAAGGCCGCCGCAATTTCGCTGGCAGCGCTGATTTTATTGCCGATCGTGCTGCTGCAAGTCATGAGCCTGAATATCTTCATCCCCCCCATTGAAAAACTGGCCTCGAACAGGATGGGCGAGCCCGTCTCCATCAGCTCCATGCGCGCCTCCCTATGGCCAGCGCCCCATCTGCAGCTTGAAGGCATCACCATCGGAAAATTGCGCGACATCAAAATCCCCACGGTCCGGGTCATCCCCGAACTAGCCGCTTTTTTCGGCGAAACTAAAATGATCAAAGCCATCCAGGTAGAGTCAGTCACGATCGATCAGGATGCCTTGACTCGGGCGATCGCCTGGGTTGGGCCAAGCGACAGCGCCGAAAAAATCCAGGCCCGCCGAATCGTCATCAAAACGGCAACCATTGATGTGAAAGGCATACCGCTACCCCCATTTGAGGTGGAGGTCGCGCTGGCGGAGACGGGCAAATTCGAGCAGGCAAACATCAGAAGTACGGACAAGAAAATCGAAGTGGCTATCACCCCGAAAAGCGAGGGGTTCGAAGTCAATATTGCCGCCAACGACTGGCAGCCCCCGCTCTGGCCGAATCTGACCTTCACCGAACTGCACGCCAAAGCCATGGCAACCTCGGGGAGCATGCGGATCAGCGAGATCGAGGGCCGACTCTACGGCGGCAAAGCCAAAGGCAACGCAACCATCAAATGGGGTGACTTGTGGAGCGCGGAAGGGGATCTCTACATTGAAAACATTTTGCTGGCTGGAGTGATGCCAGCACTGACGAACGACATGGCGCTGAGTGGCAAGCTCGATGCAAAAACCGTTTATTCGATGCAGTCCAGAGACCTGGGCACCCTCTTCGACAACCCCAGAATCAAGACCAGCTTTAACGTCCGCGATGGCGCCATCGACAACATCGACCTGGCACGCGCGATCCAGCCAAGAGCCACAGAAACCACCGGCGGCAAAACCCTGTTTGCGACTCTCTCGGGAAGCATGACGCTGGATAGGCAGCGCTATCAATACCGGCAAATGAAGCTCGCGGCAGGCCTGCTCACGGCCAGTGGCGAAGCCGACATCATGCCGGACAAGAAACTGACAGGAAAAACCAGCATAGAAATGAAATTGCCATCATCCACAATTCGCGCACGCCTGACCCTGTCTGGGGACTTGAAACAACCGGTATTACGTCAGTCAAGATAAGCCCTTCGAACCTCATGGAGTTCCACACAATATTGAAATGCTGGGCTTGAGCCTTTATTTCCAAGATTGAACAGCCAGCCTGCGAGAGAGGAAGATCGATGCCCCATCTAACGCCGGAATCCCTTCTAGCCCTGCTAGCCGAAGTCGAGACGGAAGACCCTATCGAGTTTGCCGACCTTCCCTACGATGAAGCGGATCTGAGAAACCTGGCCTGCCTGCATGTGGCTGAATTTCTGCAATCCGGGGAATACGCTGACATTAGCGTCGAAGATCGGGAGAAAGTGATGGCGGCCACGATGGCAAAATTGATCCTGGAAAATCTGGTGCTGAATGCCCGATTGCTGATATCCAAGAAGTAGAAGCAATCCGGCTACACAACGGTTCCAATACAGCCTATGAAAAACCACATAATTACCAGTGCGATGCGATACAATTCGGGGCGATTAATAACCCGCCTGATTAAACCATGATCACCCCTCCCGCAGCCTCCAACACCCGTGCTTCGTGCTGCGACGTACTGGTAATCGGTGGCGGACCCGCAGGCTCGACAGCTGCCGCGTTGCTGGCCGAGCGTGGCTACCGCGTGACTCTGCTGGAAAAAGCGCACCATCCGCGCTTTCACATCGGCGAATCGCTACTCCCCGCCAATCTGCCACTGCTCGAAAAGCTGGGCGTCGCTGAAGCCGTCAAGGCCATCGGCATGGAAAAGTGGGGCGCAGAATTCGTCTCGCCCTGGCATGATCACATACAGTCGTTCGAATTTGCCGATGCCATGGACAAATCCATGCCCATGGCCTACCAGGTGCGCCGCTCCGAGTTTGACGAAATCCTGATCCGCAACGCCAGCCGTAAAAATGCCCGTGTCGTGGAAGGCTGCCAGGTACAGGACGTTGATTTTTTACCTGACAATGCCGGCGCACTGGTTCAGGCCCGCCACGAGGACGGCAGCATCGAAACGGTACAGACACGTTTTGTACTGGATGCTTCAGGCCGCGACACCTTCCTCGGCAATCGCTTCAAAGCCAAGCAGCGCAACAAAAAACACAACAGCACAGCTGTCTACGCCCACTTTTCGGGGGTTGAACGCAACTCGGGCAAGGCCGCAGGCAATATCACCATATTCTGGTTCGAGCATGGCTGGTTCTGGTTGATTCCGCTGGCCGACGGCACGACCAGCGTCGGTGCCGTGACCTGGCCGTATTACCTGAAAACACGTAACAAAAAATCGCTAGCACAATTTTTTCAGGAAACCATCGCGATGTGCGCGCCATTGAGCGCGCGGTTGCAACACGCACAACTGACCTCGCCGGTTGAGGCCACCGGCAATTTTTCCTACATGTGCGACCATAGCCACGGCAACAATTATCTGCTGCTGGGCGATGCCTACGGTTTCATTGACCCGGTATTTTCTTCCGGCGTGATGCTGGCTATGAACAGCGCATTTGTCGGAGCCGATACCGTGGATATCTGCCTGAGCCATCCGCAACGGGCAGCTGCGGCACTAAAAAAATTCGACGCCGCGATGCGGATTGGTCCGAAGGAATTTTCCTGGTTTATCTACCGGGTGACCAACCCCACCATGCGCAATATGTTCATGGAGCCGCGCAACATTTTTCGCGTTAAAGAAGCCCTATTATCGGTGCTGGCTGGCGATGTGTTCGGGAAAACTCCGATTCATGGCCCTTTGAGGATTTTCAAAGGGCTGTATTACATGGCATCATTACTCAATTTCAAGCGCACATTGAAAGCATGGCAGATGCGTAAACACAACATCCGGATTGTGGATGAAACCGGCTCAGCGATGAACTGATGCACGACTCGGTATCTCCTTCGTATTGCGCAAACATGTCCATTGCGGCATTCCTGGAACAACCGGCAGAACAGAAAAACAGCATGCTGGGCGCCCTGTGTTTTTCTGCCGATGCTGTCGAGAGCCAGTGGCAAGCCGGCATGGAAGTTCCCTGCATGCGCGTTCCCATGCAGAGACTGGATGGCGGCGATTCCCTCTGCGAGATATGGCATGGCAGCGGACATCTGACGCAGGGTCAGAGTGGCGCCATTCGTTATCGCCATGACGATGATGTGTTGTTTGGCGTGGTCGCACTATCTGAAACAATGTTTGAGGCGGGCGCTGACAAAACACCACTGCAGCAGGCCACCGAGTCGGCTTATCGCCAGATTTTTGCGCTGCTCGATGAACTGCACTACCCGTACCTGTTCCGCTTCTGGAATTACATCGCCGACATTAACACCCACACTTTTGGGCTGGAGCGCTACCTCCAGTTCAACCTCGGACGTCAGGACGCTTTCCTTGCTCATAGCCGTGATGTGGTGGGGAATGTCCCCGCCGCATGCGCCCTGGGTTCAGCTCACGGGCCACTGACCATTGCCTTTTTAGCCGGCCGCGTGGCGCCGCTGAACATTGAAAATCCGCGTCAGATCAGTGCCTACCAATATCCACAACAATATGGCCCGCGTAGCCCGACGTTTTCGCGCGCCAGCCTGGTACGTCTGGGGCACGATGAAGTGTTGTTTATATCCGGCACCGCCAGCATTGTCGGCCACGCAACCCTGCACCCCGCCGATGTCGTGGCACAAACCCGGGAAACCATGAACAACATCAAGGCGGTGCTGGCCGAGGCAAATCGTCTGGCGAGCCAACCCGGGTTCGACCTGGCCAGCCTGTATTACAAGGTATACGTCCGCCACCCGGCTGATCTGGCGCAGATACGCGCTGAGCTGGCACACTGCGTGGGCGACGCGCCCAAAGCGGTCTATCTGCAGGCCGATGTATGTCGCCAGGATCTGCTGCTGGAAATCGAGGCCACTGCTGTGCATTCGTTAGCCGGTCAGCGAGTCTGATCATGCGTGCCGCATTGCGTGTGTTGCTGAATGGCTACGATTACCTGGTGCTGTATCTGGGCCTGGCTTGGTTGGGAATCCTGTGCATAACATGGACGCCGATTGCGCTGATTCTTTATCCGCTGCTGTCCGAGCACCGGGGACGAGCATTGGGACGTTACGTCACCATGATGGCGTTTCGACTTTACCTGGCCAGTCTTAGCCTGTCGCGCCGATGCAGCTTTGACATCACGGCACTGGACGCTCTGCGCGATGAACCGGCGCTGATTATTGCACCCAACCATCCGTGCCTGCTGGATGCGGTGATGGTGATCTCACGCTTGCCGAATGTCGCCTGCGTGCTTAAAGACGATCTGATGAATAATATTTTTCTCGGTGCCGGCGCACGACTGGCACGCTATATTCGCAATATCCCGGTGCGGCGCATGGTACAGCAGGCAACCCAGGATTTTGACTGCGGCAGCCATCTGCTGCTGTTCCCGGAGGGTACCCGCACCATCACGTCCCCGGTCAATCCATTCAAGGGCAGTATCGGTCTGATCGCGCTGCATGCACAGGTGCCGGTGCAGACTATCCTGATAGAAACCGATTCGAAATATCTGAGCAAGGGCTGGCCGCTGTTCCGCAAGCCGCCGATGCCGATCCATTACCGGCTGCGCCTGGGAAAGCGCTTTGATCCGCCGCAGCATACCCAGCGCTTCATGGCCGAACTGCAAGATTACTTTGCGCATGAGCTGGTGCAAGGTTCGGCGTTTTACCCGACCCACTCCCTGCCTACGCAGCCTGACCGTACCCTGCCATGACCGCTGCCTCGACGACGCATCTCGTTCTTATCCCCAGTTACAACCCCGGCGCCAAGGTCTATGAAACCGTGCGCTCGGCTCGCCAATACTGGACTCCGGTGTGGGTGGTGGTGGATGGCAGCAACGA
Proteins encoded:
- a CDS encoding ethylbenzene dehydrogenase-related protein; this encodes MNKSAFILAFAVLTTGSALAADPAKINWTKIPIVKVPLFYPGQSTYEWLRSDEHKNAAAEVKRGDACMSCHDEEDAEKDMGNKIVKGGRLEPTPVPGKSGYKELKVQAAYDNKNAYLRFQWKTDNPYPGSEHQYLRFDGKEWKVWGYPKLDQPVHEGKQPGIYEDRMSIMIDDGKVAGFAKQGCWLTCHDGERDNPKVATKEDVAANPLLTAIKKGDVRKYLPDTRTDPSDWKTGKTQEEIAKLKAAGYFLDLVQWRAHRSHAVGMADDGYVLEYRYGDAGKDMFSGNSNKETHQPKFMWDAKKVGYKSVQALDLHKGGDHFLIREQNAVPFDPNAGWKEGDMIPDYIVSREDAKGSAADNNAIANWKDGMWTVVMIRPLGLTNDDDKTLKAGGVYNIGFAVHDDNITTRGHQISFEKTLGLGVKKGTKVDINAVKLP
- a CDS encoding sigma-54-dependent transcriptional regulator, encoding MLPKILVVDDDRYTRTLIEQMMRKTAEVHLAEDGAAARKLFAAVDFNLVLMDQRLPRDNGLELLREFRARRPKLVAILITGFADVRDAVAAVREGLFDYLTKPFEDLEALEAVIGKALELDRAYREIDSLRSRLAAEGAPDVVGQSPAMERLLDQIRQVAGLDTTVLLEGESGTGKDLIAKLIHTWSTRSSKPYLEVNCGGLPESLLESLLFGYEKGAFTGAGQANPGYFEKAHGGNLFLDEIADMSPKLQSSLLRVLQDHSFARIGSTQTRTTDFRLICATNRSLAGEVKAGGFREDLYYRINVVAVRLPPLREREGDIIRLAAHFLDHYNTKFGKECGPFTPAAVRALEACRWQGNVRELQHCIERVVALQPGGVIDAIHLNPTTDHRSEEGQPDSAAPAQALAYQDARAVFEREYLRRLLDGAGGNISEAARLSGIPRQNLYVRMKRWGFVTD
- a CDS encoding ATP-binding protein; translation: MKAAFIGPFAIVLTFILGAFAATAYFVEVQVRDRDLAERMTAVEKLVDQKLGKDTNLMQAVLRTMMDNRAIEVAFASLDREALIREAGPLFETLRADHRITHLYFNGPDLVNLLRLHSPGEFGDLINRSTMTKARDQGKSMHGLELGPLGTLTLRLVTPWRGRNGILGYLEIGEEIEYLVEEIRDSLSVDLFVLVDKHFLLPQQWHQGLALLNRQGNWDRFGSHVTVAQTTRQVPSALNDSILASLRAGGTEVFKDGNRVLHLAMLPLDDAGGRRIGDLVVMRDITALQKTFQKSVTAVSLLSLLSGAGVLGLFYFALDRVERDYQRQHDLEHQLLRLGTEHQRILQIEKLSALGTMVGEIAHQLNNPLVGVVNLAQLAAREADDPARTRELLTEIHRAGEDCHAFIQSMLRFSKVSGFESMPTPMTQVIEETVLLFRQTESRHCPVEIRLPEQPAVLTVDPILIRHALFNLLLNAAQASVDEGVIVIALDRAASPDSGAPGWEISVTDHGKGIDPDVMDKIFLPFFTTRSDGTGLGLPVVQHVALLHGGTVTASNQPDGGTKFAIWLPDREQIGSN
- a CDS encoding NAD(P)/FAD-dependent oxidoreductase; this translates as MITPPAASNTRASCCDVLVIGGGPAGSTAAALLAERGYRVTLLEKAHHPRFHIGESLLPANLPLLEKLGVAEAVKAIGMEKWGAEFVSPWHDHIQSFEFADAMDKSMPMAYQVRRSEFDEILIRNASRKNARVVEGCQVQDVDFLPDNAGALVQARHEDGSIETVQTRFVLDASGRDTFLGNRFKAKQRNKKHNSTAVYAHFSGVERNSGKAAGNITIFWFEHGWFWLIPLADGTTSVGAVTWPYYLKTRNKKSLAQFFQETIAMCAPLSARLQHAQLTSPVEATGNFSYMCDHSHGNNYLLLGDAYGFIDPVFSSGVMLAMNSAFVGADTVDICLSHPQRAAAALKKFDAAMRIGPKEFSWFIYRVTNPTMRNMFMEPRNIFRVKEALLSVLAGDVFGKTPIHGPLRIFKGLYYMASLLNFKRTLKAWQMRKHNIRIVDETGSAMN
- a CDS encoding chorismate transformation enzyme, FkbO/Hyg5 family, which codes for MSIAAFLEQPAEQKNSMLGALCFSADAVESQWQAGMEVPCMRVPMQRLDGGDSLCEIWHGSGHLTQGQSGAIRYRHDDDVLFGVVALSETMFEAGADKTPLQQATESAYRQIFALLDELHYPYLFRFWNYIADINTHTFGLERYLQFNLGRQDAFLAHSRDVVGNVPAACALGSAHGPLTIAFLAGRVAPLNIENPRQISAYQYPQQYGPRSPTFSRASLVRLGHDEVLFISGTASIVGHATLHPADVVAQTRETMNNIKAVLAEANRLASQPGFDLASLYYKVYVRHPADLAQIRAELAHCVGDAPKAVYLQADVCRQDLLLEIEATAVHSLAGQRV
- a CDS encoding lysophospholipid acyltransferase family protein, with the translated sequence MRAALRVLLNGYDYLVLYLGLAWLGILCITWTPIALILYPLLSEHRGRALGRYVTMMAFRLYLASLSLSRRCSFDITALDALRDEPALIIAPNHPCLLDAVMVISRLPNVACVLKDDLMNNIFLGAGARLARYIRNIPVRRMVQQATQDFDCGSHLLLFPEGTRTITSPVNPFKGSIGLIALHAQVPVQTILIETDSKYLSKGWPLFRKPPMPIHYRLRLGKRFDPPQHTQRFMAELQDYFAHELVQGSAFYPTHSLPTQPDRTLP